The following proteins are encoded in a genomic region of Nakaseomyces glabratus chromosome J, complete sequence:
- the ATG2 gene encoding Atg2p (CAGL0J07634g~Ortholog(s) have phosphatidylinositol-3-phosphate binding activity), producing MAFWLPQNIQRRLILYVLQQITLFSNVDITKLDVSLGSHSKFTFQDVDLNISEMNISGCEVNSGMLGKLMLGLTVSGDVHISGDNIDFMITMINEDDFNDMNSFSLAKSFYDLTSSIMQFKPDAHLKNEISGSGSDSPRIPDDYTNPSSAGGNPTTNTYDIIVDDTASSTTESDDSSPIDSIPTSRFNIMQQKVIATALAKLKITLQSVRIRINLGKRKDCNCLDVVVKRIDMSTSEGHVRNFDANGISIAYINNEPSVVPPNNMDMAESLYFSQADASSIYMSALSDANTDIKSLDASVFNSERYELLSINGMSFSFVGISSIDDFAISRIKINLGTLQVNIPFLLKVREDIILTMIFKLISPRHTDKVDVKNSPAYKRFQNELHSNDTNLFSNLAIEEILIGLSSNQKIILRAVDLESNEINGINLSVGDIDLVGLDMDWISETRPCFNASFGKSNTIIELANTIIRVSEHDLILFLKIYYEIMDFIDFVLSKWKILGVKQVSQLRNDEKFSLNVGSLVIEIPLDNSILEINIPNIEHDSLNQDLKLYEVNMTHIVESIKISSLKLKEVSIDLSSARKKMKCYNEHFSQYFVFTHYKVQITGIDSQINLKSLWIIGAVIEQFYIASPVQEYPEATNKNSVRFHDNNKRLLSTSLMINKRAILAKYIIELDDIKVCISGFDADQIRHCKFSLQRLLFLNQIDKGLLFNIFQPHVEIKFFSGSLNDIIRSTNIGVSGQPHLILCIFADKKIKVSIKDIMIFYQAKWLDSVQRNASLDQEKGQNVEYSELPEFSISIRDSAINFLPFRINPSLVILFESIIVTKSGNDALINMHSKVGRFYLTDNYDHLKTTQVMNKTICDSLIKSGYSQIGKFEGLSMTLNKKHKIVNCNGCLEKVILSVCSDSFHTLVQLCMDLKVPVTFPDDKKYQPVPSVAVDLFETIEENEFNLSNLDNKDIDKSIGSDSDSLHIVNSFLDEVEDFQFHEDYNSGTVWSHTTSDTHSSSDILPISLKEEYLDSRRTEVQKHSQSNDRNIISEIDFDIKNADIRLYDGYDWRYTRKNVSSAISELEEGLLSGIQRQEQTESELSRTTVFDSICIATKQKDLGNLKQIISEQVQGKHDHLNSDKVYLYPSKHYKSLIKANELIFKIKIYDSNSPRNEEFNNHAAKLFQITASISTYEVLDNLPTSTWNKFVTLLKKEAWPKSEPMLYFDFMLFKPINSLEATEATINIRSAPLRIHADQYMVDFLLRFFQFNDKRFELIDEYPEILFLQKFKSNTIKLRIDYKPNKTSSGMYSGKISDLINLFVLDESKVTLKGVVLHGINGFNELSEQLVKIWGNDVTSKQIFNILQGFAPVKSFIALGAGAQTFITVLLAEYKRDRSISRSVKKSGNIFIKTTTGDFIKLGAKLAVGTQALLENTEGILSGNATQNRTLADVSQTNKVLDLDSLLQQDQVLIGRNPKIRNKSPSAIIIDAADLEESGRPKVVSLYSEQPLDLHKGLEEAYHALEKHIQIAYNTIWQTNQELRGEESRSAKAAAVTIAKAAPVAVIRPMIGATEAIAKTLQGIYNQLDKSNIEEINDKYKKEDN from the coding sequence TGTCCATATCTCTGGAgataatattgattttaTGATTACGATGATTAATGAGGATGATTTTAATGATATGAATTCATTTTCGCTGGCGAAAAGTTTTTATGATTTGACGAGTTCTATTATGCAATTCAAACCAGATGCAcatttgaagaatgagataTCTGGCTCGGGTAGTGATTCTCCTAGAATACCTGACGACTATACTAACCCATCAAGCGCTGGAGGTAATCCCACGACCAATACTTATGACATAATTGTTGATGATACGGCAAGCAGCACAACTGAAAGTGATGATTCATCTCCAATCGATAGTATCCCTACCTCTAGGTTCAATATCATGCAGCAGAAGGTAATAGCTACAGCACTCgcaaaattaaaaataacaCTTCAAAGTGTAAGAATTAGGATTAATTTAGGCAAAAGGAAGGATTGTAACTGTCTGGATGTAGTAGTGAAGAGAATTGATATGTCAACATCTGAGGGTCATGTGAGAAATTTTGATGCAAATGGTATTAGTATTgcatatataaataatgagCCCTCAGTAGTACCGCCTAATAATATGGATATGGCAGAAagtttatatttttcacaGGCAGATGCGAGTTCGATTTATATGAGTGCTCTAAGTGATGCAAATACTGATATAAAAAGTTTAGATGCATCAGTGTTCAATAGTGAAAGGTATGAGCTACTTAGTATAAACGGAATGAGTTTCTCTTTTGTAGGTATATCATCTATTGATGATTTTGCTATCTCACgaataaaaattaatttagGTACCTTACAAGTTAAtattccttttcttttgaaagtGAGGGAGgatattatattaactATGATATTCAAACTAATCTCGCCCCGACATACTGATAAGGTTGATGTTAAAAATTCACCAGCATACAAAAGGTTCCAGAATGAGCTTCATTCTAATGATACAAATTTGTTCTCAAATTTAGCAATAGAGGAAATTTTAATTGGTCTGTCGTCTAATCAAAAGATTATTTTGAGAGCTGTTGATTTGGAGTCAAATGAAATTAATGGCATTAATTTAAGTGTAGGAGATATTGATTTGGTTGGACTTGATATGGATTGGATATCTGAAACAAGACCATGTTTCAATGCAAGTTTTGGTAAGTCCAATACAATTATAGAACTTGCGAATACCATCATCAGAGTGTCTGAACATGACCTAATCTTATTCCTGAAAATATATTACGAAATAATGGATTTTATCGATTTTGTGCTTTCTAAATGGAAGATTTTAGGTGTCAAACAAGTTAGTCAATTGAGAAATGATGAGAAATTCTCACTCAATGTCGGCTCTTTAGTTATTGAGATACCTCTTGATAATTCGATTTTAGAGATTAACATACCCAATATAGAGCATGATTCTCTAAATCAGGATTTAAAATTATACGAAGTAAATATGACACATATTGTTGAGTCTATCAAAATCAGCAGTTTGAAATTAAAGGAGGTATCAATTGATCTCTCAAGtgcaagaaaaaaaatgaaatgctATAATGAGCATTTTtctcaatattttgtttttactCATTATAAGGTACAAATAACAGGAATTGATAGTCAAATAAACTTAAAGTCACTATGGATAATAGGTGCGGTGATAGAACAGTTTTATATTGCATCGCCAGTACAAGAATATCCAGAAGccacaaacaaaaatagcGTTCGATTtcatgataataataagcGTCTTCTTAGTACTTCATTAATGATAAACAAAAGAGCCATTTTagcaaaatatattattgagCTTGATGATATTAAAGTATGTATTTCTGGATTTGATGCTGACCAAATTAGGCACTGTAAGTTTAGTTTACAGCGCTTACTATTTTTGAACCAGATTGACAAAGGTTTATTGTTCAATATCTTTCAACCTCATGTGGAAATTAAGTTCTTCAGCGGATCattaaatgatattatcaGAAGTACGAATATCGGAGTTTCTGGACAACCGCATTTGATATTATGTATATTTGCAGataaaaagataaaagtATCAATCAAGGACATCatgatattttatcaaGCAAAGTGGCTTGACTCTGTTCAAAGAAACGCAAGTTTAGATCAGGAAAAGGGTCAAAATGTTGAATATAGTGAATTGCCGGAATTTAGTATATCTATCAGGGATTCAGCAATTAATTTTCTTCCATTTAGAATTAATCCTTCTCTGGTAATTTTGTTTGAATCTATCATCGTAACAAAATCTGGTAATGATGCTCTTATTAACATGCACAGCAAAGTTGGTAGGTTCTATTTAACTGATAATTACGATCATTTGAAGACCACTCAAGTTATGAATAAAACAATATGTGATTCACTAATAAAGAGTGGGTATAGTCAAATAGGAAAGTTTGAAGGACTATCAATGACGCTTAATAAGAAGCACAAGATAGTTAACTGTAATGGATGTTTGGAGAAAGTTATATTATCCGTATGTTCTGATTCCTTCCACACTTTAGTACAATTGTGTATGGATTTGAAAGTCCCGGTTACTTTTCCtgatgataaaaaatacCAACCAGTTCCTTCAGTCGCTGTCGATTTATTTGAGACAATCGAGGAGAATGAATTTAATTTATCTAACTTAGATaataaagatattgataaatCAATTGGAAGTGATTCAGATTCTCTTCATATTGTGAACAGTTTTCTcgatgaagttgaagatTTCCAATTTCATGAAGACTATAATTCGGGAACAGTTTGGAGTCATACGACCTCTGATACACACTCCAGTTCCGATATTCTACCTATAAGTCTGAAGGAAGAGTACTTGGATAGTCGCAGAACTGAAGTTCAAAAGCATTCACAAAGTAATGACAGGAATATAATCAGTGAAATAGATTTTGATATAAAGAATGCGGATATTAGATTATATGACGGTTATGATTGGCGATACACCAGAAAAAACGTCTCCTCCGCCATTAGTGAATTAGAAGAAGGACTATTATCTGGGATACAACGTCAAGAACAGACTGAATCAGAACTATCGCGGACGACTGTTTTCGACTCCATTTGTATAGCAACCAAACAAAAGGATTTGGGAAATTTGAAGCAAATTATATCAGAACAAGTTCAAGGCAAACATGATCATTTAAACTCCGATAAAGTTTACTTATATCCATCAAAACATTACAAATCTCTTATCAAGGCAAATGAATTGatatttaaaataaaaatttacGATTCCAATTCTCCACGTAATGAAGAGTTCAATAACCATGCAGCAAAGCTCTTTCAGATTACAGCCTCGATATCTACTTATGAGGTTTTGGACAATTTGCCTACCTCAACTTGGAATAAGTTTGTTACTTTACTTAAGAAGGAGGCATGGCCAAAATCTGAGCCAATGctatattttgattttatgcTTTTCAAACCAATTAATAGTTTAGAGGCCACAGAAGCGACCATCAATATTCGTTCAGCACCCCTAAGAATACATGCAGATCAATATATGGTGGATTTTCTACTAAGATTTTTTCAGTTTAATGATAAAAGATTTGAGTTGATCGATGAGTACCCTGAGATTCTATTTCTTCAGAAGTTTAAGTCAAATACAATAAAGTTACGGATAGACTACAAACCAAATAAAACATCTAGTGGGATGTACTCTGGAAAGATTTCTGatttaattaatttatttGTGTTAGATGAGTCTAAAGTGACTCTAAAAGGTGTTGTTTTGCATGGCATAAATGGTTTTAATGAACTTTCCGAACAACTCGTAAAAATTTGGGGAAATGATGTTACCTCAAAGCAGATATTTAACATATTGCAAGGATTTGCCCCTGTAAAGTCGTTCATTGCGTTGGGAGCTGGAGCACAAACATTTATAACAGTGTTACTTGCTGAGTATAAACGCGATAGGAGTATATCCCGAAGTGTAAAAAAGAGTggtaatatatttatcaaaactactactggtgattttattaaattGGGCGCAAAACTTGCGGTAGGAACGCAAGCACTACTCGAAAACACAGAAGGAATTTTATCTGGAAATGCAACGCAAAATAGGACCCTTGCTGATGTAAGTCAAACAAATAAAGTCCTAGACCTAGATTCACTTTTGCAACAAGATCAGGTTCTCATTGGAAGAAATCCTAAGATTAGAAATAAAAGTCCTAGTGCTATAATCATCGATGCGGCAGACCTTGAGGAGTCAGGTAGACCGAAGGTTGTTAGCCTTTATTCCGAGCAGCCTCTGGATTTACATAAAGGCCTTGAAGAGGCCTACCATGCCCTCGAAAAGCACATACAGATTGCTTATAATACAATATGGCAGACTAACCAGGAGTTGAGAGGCGAAGAGTCTAGGAGTGCGAAGGCAGCTGCTGTCACTATTGCAAAAGCCGCACCTGTTGCAGTTATCAGGCCAATGATAGGTGCAACAGAGGCGATAGCGAAAACATTGCAAGGCATATATAATCAATTGGATAAATCCAATATTGAGGAAAttaatgataaatataaaaaggAAGACAATTAA